ctctctctctctctctctctgtgtgactatcatgaataaaaaaaaaaaaaaaaaaaaaaagtggaaaccaTTTTCATCAACAAAGAAACCAGTTAAGCAAGCTACAGTACATAGCTGTAACAGAAAGACTTATCACCACTTAAAATGCTTGTAGAAAGTTTTGGGTGACATGGAAGGAATAtttatgataaaagaaaaaacagtaaaaacaacaaaaaaggagatATGAAGTCTCAACTAGCTTTTAGGAAATGCATGGAAATATAACTAAAAAGAAATGCGCTATAATATTAACAACAGGTAGTAGGATTTTGAGTGATCTTACTTTGCTGATTTTAGGTACTTTATACTTTTCTAgtacaaggaaataaaagggaaaatacagaAAGCTTAACATAAGATGTAGAACCGTAGCCTACATACCGACATACTTGAAAAGACAATATAGTAcattgaactgaataaaaattctGATATACCCTAGAGGAAGGACCTCGATGAGAAAATGAGTCAAGACTTAGCCAGCACTGCCAGGGAGGACTGAGGCCTCTATGACATTCAATATTAAAATCATCCATTCATTTTCTCCCATACTTGGTTCAATTCCATATTTTCTAAGCAAAACTGGTTTTAACTGTCTTTCTCACATGTTCTGATAGAATGTACTGGTAACACCAACATGCTCCTTATGTCATTTCAGTTTATACATCAGTCTCCTGTGAGGTTAGTTGGTGTGAGTTAGTTCTGGGCCAATCAGTCAATTCTTGGTGCCCTGCTGAGACCACATTTCTGGAGGGCAAAGCGGAGGACTGGCTGTTGAGGTATGATAACCACGACATGTATAAAGCCCCTGACCGCTGACCTCACGAGAACACCCAGCTTCACTAGCCTCTCCCTCTCACTGATACTGCTCTGATACTAAAATCACAGCCTCAGAGTTCACCCCCTCCGCCACACTTCCTTTCTAGGCTTTCTAAGAGGAACACTTTTTATTCTCAGGAAGACGGCATGGGAGGAGGGGGTTCCAGACCTGCCCCCGACGATGGTAAGTCCAGGACAGAAACCGTTACCAGCCTCACTGCTAAGGCAACATGGACTGGATTAACCAGTAAGTGTGCCACGGAGCTGTAATGGGACCGCGCTGCGAGTTAGAGGAATTAAACCGTACCTAAGGCCAGGAAGGGCGATAAAGGGAGCAGGGGGCAACGGTCTGTCCTCCCAGTTTGGGGAAAAGGGGTCTGGGGCTCAGCACGGGACCCTCCCGTGGCTTCCCTTGCAGCTCCAGCAGCCCGAGGCCACCTTCGGCCGGTTATTGGTGAAGCTGCCCCACAAACAAGGGAACACACTAAAGAGGGCAGCGGTTTCCAAGGCCAAGTTCCCCAAAACTTTGGGAAATGCTAGTTCTGGGTTTCGCTTTTTGTTGTCTGCGGCCTGGCCCCGGCACCGTGTGCCTCTGCCCGGGGGCCCATCAGATCTTGGAGAGAGCCGCAGAGGTGCGTTGGGTGGTCAGCGGGGTTCACGGGGCTTACACACTGGGCCCCGCTTCCATGTGGGCAGCAGGCTGGGTTTGAGGTCCCGCTGGTTGTCAAGTCAAGGATCCAGCAGACAAAACGCTGTCCTCCCTTTGCAACGCGGAGCCTCCATGGTTTGTCTTCCCGGCTGCTTGCGGAGGGTGGGTGCCCCGGACGCTTCAGCTGCACAGCTCGGTGCCCTGATGCTCTGCGCTCTCCCACAGGCCGACCGAGCCCCAGCCGGAGCCCCAGCGCgagccccagcccgagccccGCGGTCGCGACGGTCGCCGCCGCCTCCACCGCGCCGCAGCACCCGGCGTAAGGGAGTCCCCGCGCGGCCCTGCAGGCTGTGCCGACCTCCCAGTGATGGGACTTGGGAGGGAGGTCCGGGCGACGGGGACCACCAACAGCCAAGGAACTGAATCGCTTTTATCTTTAGAGTGTGTTTCTTAACCTGGAGATCCCTCAAGAGATCCATGAATCCCCTGGGCCGATGGATAAAATTGcctgtgtgggggagggggcttatgaagatttttttttttgagggggatgAGAATCCACAGTTTTCACCGAGGCCTCAAAGAGTTCTGGAATCCAAGAGCCAAAAGCTGAGGGGCAGTGGGTAAAAGTCACCTAAGCAGCAGGAGGGCTATTTCAGGGATGTCCCCACCGGCAGGACCCGTCACCCTCTGGTCTTGACAGGGGCCTTTTAAAAGTCCAGCATGTTATCTGCTCCCTCTCTGTGCCCAAACAGCATCCAGCATTTGGCCTTCGCCTTTCTTGCTGGGGTCCTGCTGACGCTGCTTCTGCTGGCCCTCGTCTTCTTCATTGTAAAATGCTGCAGGAAATGTAAGTGGTCTCCAAGACATGGGACAGCTCTTCTGGCTCCGCCATTGAGAACGGAGTTGGCTCTGAGGGACAGTAAAACCCTGGTAGCTCACCTTGTCCACAGACCAAGGACCTGAACCCCTCACTCCATTCTCTGCCATCCCCATGGTCCACTTTTCCCACCTCCAgcacccaccccctcaccccagcctgCAGAGAGAGAGGCTTCTCATTCCTCCACACCCCACTGAGACTTGTCCCTCTCTTTCCTTGCATCTGTGGCAGGTCACTCCAGTCCCTGGGCCCTGGATCCTCCCTTAGACCCTCACTCCGGCCATGATCCTCCAGCCAAGGTAAGATGGCCACACTGTTCTGGGACACTGGGCATGTGCACCTCTCATTTCTTTGACCATCTGTGACCACAGCCTCCAAGTGGCTTCTAAAGAGACACCTTCTTCCAAATTGAACTCACTcattccccctccttcctctgcagCTCTCATCCCCGGAGGGAGCACTTACCTATGCTAAAGTAACTTTCAAAATCTCAGAAGAAACGAACAATCACCTGACTGAGAAACATTCTGCGAACTTGGACCCCGTTGTCTATGCTCAAGTCAAAGTGACAGACTCTCCCTACCTTTCCAATGAGGCCTGATATCAGTCCCTCTTCTTCTCAGCTCCATCTTTACACATCACTTTCCCTTTGGACAAACTCCAGACCACGGCCTGGCCAAACTCCAGATGGAGCTGTTTGTGTGATCTGGAAACATTAGCCAGCAGTTTTGAAGACCAAGGGTCAGTCTTTCTCTTGGCCTAAGAGGAGGCTACTGGCCCTCCCGTTTTGACCGGCAGCCTGTAATTCCTTTGAGAACTGAGACTGCTCCCTTGTCCCCTTCCAAAGTGTGTGGTACCGAGCTCAGCACACACAAAGTGTTCGCTCAGTGCCACTGACCAACTTGGGGGAAGTCAGCCAAATGGGCAAGTTAGCAAGAATTACAAATAAAAGCAAACCCTCTGCAATGCTGGCTCCTCCCACATTATTTATCTATCTGGTCCCATCATGTCCAGAGATCCAGAACTCATCCACGGCCAGAAGCCTAACAGAGGTGGCAGTACTCTAGAACAAGCTCAGGGTGGATCGGGGCACAGGTCTCAAGCTCTGCATcagctagctgcattcttttggTAAGTGTGTTAAGCTTTTAAAGCTTCAAATGCTTCATcttgaaaatagaactaataaCATTCACCTCTTAGTGTCAGAATAAGTGAAATGTCATCTTCTTaggtactttttaatttttttttttaatttgggaaagtgagagagagagagatgagagcacaggagctggggcagagggagagggagaagcagacccccttgctgagcagggagcccaacccagggcttcatccaaggacctgagatcatgacctgagctgaaggcagatgcttaaccagctgagccacccaggcacccctctttagGTAATTTGTACATCCCAGggttttatagaaatataaggTCCCTCTTGTGTAAAGTGCTACTGAATGTGCATATCCACCTCCTTGCTATAGTATAGAAGATACACAAAGCAATGTTATATGGGagctaaaaatgtaaatgttaaccCTCCCCAAATCCTAATGGATAATCCCATAGACAGTCCCAGTAAATATACCAATAAGATTGTTTTTCACTCAATAAAGTTACTCTAAAGTCCCTGTGTAGACAATAAACCAGAAAGCAAATgtagaaaaatttataaaagaagcaaataaaagaatataGGAAGGTTAGCTCCAGTCGCTGCCTAAAAGTACTGTTTTATTAAGCATGGATCATTAAAATGTGTTCATGGTTTGTGAATAAACACATGGGATAGAATAAGACGACTAGAAACAGATATACATGAGGAAATTGAGAGTATGATGAAGATGGCATATCCAATCATTTGGGGAAAATTGGTTTATCCATTTTCCAAACTGCCTAAGATGGTGTTTCAACAGGTAGGCAGCCATGTGGATGAAAATAAGATCAGATCTACAACTTCCTCCTTAAATCAAAATAGAtttcagataaaaaattaaactgtaaaaaaaattataaaagtattagAAGAGTATATgggacaactttaaaaaatagaatggtcAATGCCTTGAATGTATGACCCAAAGTCAATAAACTGGAAAAGATTGATCAACTGGACTTACAAAATACCATTCGAAATGCCAAGCttgggaaatatttgcaaagcatctCATAGCCAAAGGACTAATTTTGCTAATATATTCAGAGCTTCTCTAAGTCAGTAGGGAAAAAATCAGcaacttaatagaaaaaaaaggacaaagggtAAGTCTAGGTTagtgacagaaaaggaaatataaatggcttttaaacatATGAGGAGATACTCAAGTTTACTCATAATAAGGGAAATAATTAAACTACAATTAGATGTTTTTCCATCAATGAGATTAGCAAAAAAGTTTGCTAACAGAGGCtccagggtggttcagtcagttaagcatctgcctttggctcaggggctcaggtcgtgatctcaggtcctgggatggagccctgaagcctggctccctgctcaccgcagagtctgtgtctccctcgccctctgccatgctccaccacttgtgctctccctctctctaaaatgaatagataaaaaaagtctttaaaaagtttgCTAACAAACCACTTGGGCAGGACTTCAGGGAGCCAAGATGCATGTACAGTTGCTatggaaggcaatttggcaaGAGCTAACAATGTTTTAAATCCTATTACTGAAAATGCATCCTGTAGAAAGTCACCTGTGTAGCTTAAATTATAATGTTCACCAAAGTGCCTAAAACTTAGTGAGGCTCGTTATACTCTAAGTATATTCCAAGTGCTTGGCATGTGTCCACGGAGGCCTCACAAAACACCAGGAGGTTACAATTTTTACTATTCCCACTTTAGAACAGTAATGTGCCCAAGTTCACACCACTAGTAGGTAGCGGTGCTGGGGCTCATACCCAGGTAGGCGGGCCCCAGAGTTTGCTTATTTGTCCATTAGGCTCAAGTCTCTGAAACAATGAAAGATGGAGCAAACCCTCAGTGTCTATCGAGAGGGGACTGGCTAGTGGAGTACAATGTAGCTGCTAAAAAGAAGTAAGCCACTCTatgttcaaagagaaaaagatctcCAAGTTATGTTAGACGTAGGGTGCAAGCTGCTGAACAGAACTCTGACTGTCCAGTAGagtatgtgtacgtgtgtgtgcatgctgcACCCATGTGCAcctatatttgtacatatttagTCTGAAAGAAAACACCATTAATTTGTCTCAGTGATTGCCCCTGGGAAAGGGAGCTTGATAACTGAGGGACTGAGgggcaggagtgggaggaggcaTTTTCCCTTAAAAGCCTGCTTGTAACTTCTGAAGTTGTTCACTTACCTTGTTGAGGATCTTTAGGGAACGCAATACCTGGTGATCCCATCTGCACCTGAATTCTGAACCAACTGAGAAATAAGAGGACTCAGGAGATAGAGAACAAAGTTCCACCTTTATTACAATGGGAGCTAGCACAGAGGTAGCTACAGAGAAGTGGAGAAAGTCCCCTCCGCCACCCCCACATCAGAACCCGTGGCCCAGCGGCGCCCAGGGGTTGCAGGAGAGAGATCATGTGAGCCTTGAAAGCTGCACGCAGAGGGTTGAACAAGGAAGAGGAAGTGTATGCCCAGAGTCTGACCCACAGACTCACATCAAACTCGCTTCCTCCGATCGGACGTCACTGAGGAGTGCTACCTCAGTGGAGTTCAGTCTATGGCAAAGGAAGCAGGAGTGGAGAAAAGCAGCCTCcacaaatctcttttaaaaatacactgggTCATATGTTTAAACATTGAGGTAGGGAAATTAAAGTTCAAAGAGACAAATAATATAGCCAATGTCtcccagctagtaagtggcagagcaacGTGACACCCAGTCCTGCAACTCCCAATTCCTGGCATCTTATCTGCACAACAGGTGGCCCCACTGGAGCATGCAGGGGGGCAGAGATGTGAGCAAGGGAAAGTGGGGCGACCCGACCCAGAGGGCAAGTTCCTTCTGAGATGGAGCAGCTGCTCCTGACAGCTAGATTTTGGGAAGACAGTGGAAGACTGGGCCCCTTGTGGGAGCCAAAGGGCCAAGGAGAAAGATGGTTTGGGGCCTTAGTCGTGTGTAGAGGCCACAGCACAGCAGTGTGGCAGCCCCAGGAGGGCAGCAGAGGCTCTTCTGTCCTGGCTGTGGGAAGCTCCTTGGGGAGGCCTCTCTAGCTTTCTCCTGTTCCCAAACTCTGGGCTAACAGCAAACAATACAACCAACCTTGAGGCTACAAGCTACATCAGCTTCCTCGGTGAGAGCAAGGGCTTTTTCAGTGGCTCCTCGAGAAGTGAGCATTGTCCTAGGGCCACCCACTTGGACATGAAATATCACATTAATTGCTCTTCTCTGTTTCCTTGAAGCTTTCTATTTTTAACAGCAGAGTTTTGGGGTTTGTCTCCCCATCGTGAAAATGTATTCACCTAGCTTTACTTACTGGAGGATGAAATGAGTAATTAGATAATTGACCATAGATTTAAAAAGTCTTCaccagggaagggaagaggaaaaggtgCTAGAACTCCAGTTCATGGAATCAGACCAAACCTGCAGGATGCTCAGGGGAAATGGTTGTCCAGATACATAGGTATAAATCCTCCAAGACAGTTACAGATGTTTTCATGTGTCATGGAAGGTGGTGTTGTCactgttgtttttaagattttatttatttatccatgaaagacacacacacccagagagagaaaaagacacaggcagagggagaagcaggctccctgcagggagcttgatgttggactcgatcccaggaccccaggatcaggcccgagccaaaggaagatgctcaactgctgagccccccaggggcctcgTGTCATAGAAGATCTTGCCCTGTGCAGTAGGGTGGCCTAACCCAGCCCAGACTTGGTTGCTATTTGCGGAGTCAGTGGGCTTGTGCTTTGATACATGGCCACAGAGGAGGGACCGGAGTTGTTTTCTGGCTGAGCAAAAAGGCTGCTGAGTAGCTTCAAGTTCCTCACTGAGGGAGGGGTTGGGATGGAAACTGAAGGAACTGTGTCCATGAAAGATGCTGTGAGAGCCTAGACCTAAATGATCAGAGCAGGTACAGAATTGTGTCAAGAGCCAACCTCCCTGCCCCGGCCCTGCATGGACCCCAGGGCCGCCGAGCATCCTGAGTCCTGAGACTAGCTGACACCCTTGTTACTAGACACAAGAAGACCAGGGATCATTAGGGCAGCAGAGTTGTGATATGCGCCCCTGGGAACTCCCTGACACAGCAGGGGGGCTTCATACGGGGAGAGAAGGTGCAGACATGCACGTGGCAGTTCTGGCATGACTGACAGCACAGCTGCACGTGCACCCACAGCTGCTGATGCTTCCTGATTTGACTGAACATTTCACTCACTATGCCTTGGTTTCTCACTGAGCCAGAGCGGCATCCATTCAGTCCGGGGGCAGTTTCCCATAGAGGACAATCTCTTCATCAAGAAAATCTGAGACCTGCTGGTTTGGCCTACAGCCCTTTCTTTGGGTACGACAGCAAGGCATACCAATGCAGAAATAAATATTGCAATATTATGCTTGAAACCTTTGCAGAAATACATTTCCAGTGACATCCCAGGAGAAGTCAGTTGTACCAGGGAGTTCATCCAACACCAATCGGGAATTTATTGGTGAACCAAAAAAACACAAGTGATCCCTCAGACCCCTGACCAAGATTCTGCCCCCCTTCTTCTCTTGCCATGGCTGTGCTTACCTAGCTACAAGGGATCGCTGGCAAGTCGCAGGGTCCTTCAGAACACCTGAGAGATCACAAACAGTCCCCACAATGTGGGCAGTGGTCGTCATGGTGACTTTATGGTAGCATCACTTCatttataaactaaataaaagaaatcttcagTCACATCTGTTCAGGATAAGCCACTTCCTTTGGAGTCAGGACACATGAGGAGGACTTCAATGAGTTGCCTAATTTGTGGGCAACGGAAAAAAGGAAATCGAGTCAAGATCTGTTGCCCACCTCAGCTGTGTCTTTCTGGTAGTAAAAGTTGCAAACTCTCTCATGGTAGCTTTATGGGGACTAAACAGCACAGTTTGTTTTCAGGGCAGGTCATTATTTGACCGCTCATGGCTCAGTCAGGAGGGAAGTATGGCATATGGAGCTTGCATTTACCTCTCACCAAGCGTTGGTGATATAATGCAACTGGACCCCTGCAGAACACGGGAAGGTCAAAGCCAGAAGGGTCTTTGATTCCAGCTGCCATGTTTCAATTGCCTGGGTGTGAAGAAGCAGGCAAAACAAGCCGTACAACCCTGTACTCAAAAGGAATAGGGTTGGATTCCACTGCCTCAACTTCCACAACACCGTGTGCCTCCCCTGTAGAGTACTTACACTAGCTGacaatttttcttctgtgtgaTGGTTTATCTCCCTCCCACCCTATATTATAAATGCCATGAAGATAGATGCTACTTCTTTTGCTTGTCTTTGTATCCCTAGCATCTAGCACGGTCCTTGTGctttgaaagaacaaatgaatgtgTGAATAAAAGCTCCTGAGGAGTATGAGGATAGGGTCCTCAATctatagaagagaaaacaggcCTAGAGAAGTGAAAAgttaccccaagatcatgccttaAATAAGTGACAATGGTTTTTGCAAAAACCTACAGTACAGTTGTGTCCCAAAGGGAGTTGCCTTGGGCGCAATTGAGAAAGATGCTGCTTCACCTATGTTCTCCACCTCCAGTG
This is a stretch of genomic DNA from Canis lupus baileyi chromosome 12, mCanLup2.hap1, whole genome shotgun sequence. It encodes these proteins:
- the C12H1orf162 gene encoding transmembrane protein C1orf162 homolog isoform X2; protein product: MGGGGSRPAPDDGRPSPSRSPSASPSPSPAVATVAAASTAPQHPAIQHLAFAFLAGVLLTLLLLALVFFIVKCCRKCHSSPWALDPPLDPHSGHDPPAKLSSPEGALTYAKVTFKISEETNNHLTEKHSANLDPVVYAQVKVTDSPYLSNEA
- the C12H1orf162 gene encoding transmembrane protein C1orf162 homolog isoform X1; this encodes MGGGGSRPAPDDGKSRTETVTSLTAKATWTGLTSRPSPSRSPSASPSPSPAVATVAAASTAPQHPAIQHLAFAFLAGVLLTLLLLALVFFIVKCCRKCHSSPWALDPPLDPHSGHDPPAKLSSPEGALTYAKVTFKISEETNNHLTEKHSANLDPVVYAQVKVTDSPYLSNEA